The genomic region AAAGGGTAGTTGAAAATAGTGCCTATTTCatactttaaaatacaaaacattattttattttgactCAGTATTCAGTGAGCCACTGTCCAGTTGACCAGCATTACATAAGTTCCATCTTTTCTGTCAGGTTGTTGTCAAATACAAGATTGTAGATGAAATTAATTGTTTCATTATTTCAAATGGCAGTTCCTATGTTTCTGTGCACAGGAAATACCACTCATGATCCACTTACACCAGGTGGGTGTACTTAGTCCACTTAGGTAAAAATACAATGTAAAGGTGTCCTTCCTTCACTAACCTTAAATGATTAGCCTTAGGAAACTGTTATTCGTCAGTGCTATAATGCAGGTTGCTGCTCACTGGTATCAGTTATCTTCAAGGAGTTTGTCCCAGGCAACAATAGTTATATCAAAACTTGAAATTTATTATCAAGGTCCTATGCTGACGTCTCCACAGTGGTTATGTTCCTTTCAACGGAATACTTTTTATGCTAActtttcacattatttttcttttttgtgaaTTGTTTTCCCCAGAATGACCACCAAGTTAATACGGCTCGTTAAtgataaaagaaaatgtgacCAGGCTGGCTCTGGACCCAAGCGGCTGGGTCAGGCTCTGGAGCTGGAAGAAATGATTGAGCATTTGCGAGAAAAAGTCTGTGAGcttgagaaacaaaatgagagcCTCCGCAACAAACTCATTTCAACTAAACAGCAGCTCCAGATTCAAGGCCATAGGCCTTGTCCGTACAGCTCCGTTCAATCTCGTGTGAACACTGGTCTCAAAAAAGAGAGTGAGACTGCTGGCATGCCAGAGCACACCAAGAAGGGTATAATTTATTAAAACAGCTGGCTCTTTCATTGCACTTGAAACCATGATTCtgaatttcaaaacatttttagtGCAGATCAGAAAATATGCAGAGCaattattgaaaaataaaatgcctgGAAAAAATGAGGATAGTTTAGCTGTCTCTAAGGTGTTAAGAGACAAGAAAACTCTACAAATAATAATTAGAGCTTCCTGTATCTGCTTTTTGTTTGGCTGATTTAAAAATACCATGGAAAGCTAATCAGGTATGGATGTTCTGGAGATACTTGCTTTCTTTGAGTGCAGTCATGTAAGAAGTACCTTGAGTTggacaaaagtaaacaaaaaaaaaaaacttctaagCGTATACACACACCTGCGCATCTATATCtgtatatctatatctatatcgCAATTAccagtaccttaaaataacacGTAAAGATCAAAATTCTAAATAGGTCAAGTTAATGCAGCATAGTAGGTAAGTTTTTCAGGCATTTTGGGAAACTGCTGGCATCATTGTACCTTAAACCTAAGTTATGCAGTTCTGAGGACTGAGGAATGGCTGCCTTAATGCTGtctttgaaatgaaatgtaTTTGGTCCCACCACAAAACTTGGATAATTTCTTCTTGCTAAGAGTAGGAGAAAAATGTGGAGAAACCATTGCATTTGCTCCTAAAGTAATAACTCTTCCTTAATTAATTTCTCACTTCTTTTCTTCACCATCGGCTTAGGATGCTTCTAAACAACACAATGAAATTATCTGCACTGCTACTAAAATACAGTCCTAACAATTGCATGTCTGGGTGAATGTCTCTTGCgattttgcagagaaaatgaTGAGAAAAAGTGATTATAAGTTCATGTTCCTGTCTAATAATactgatatttattttctttgaagacACGATCTCTGTTCTCTTTGAAAGTAAAATCTTCTCAAAATCTTTCAGGACATGTTTTTAACAGTTTGCTTTAACACTGTTTGGCATCACTCATCCTTCAGATTTTACAGCAGCTTATGTTGTGCATATTATGATTATTTCTATGTGATTTTGTTgcaaaaatacttcttttgaCATCTATATAGAAGTTGCAATTATTTGTGCTGTATTAAGATAGCACAACAGCTCTTGTTAAGAGCTTTCTCATTCAACAAGTCAAAAATTTATCTTTGCTTTTGTATTCAGGAATGAGATTTCAAGGTTTAGAAGTGAGATCACCTGATCTTGTGCTTCCTAAATATGGACAGAGTCTGCTCGAGGATTCAAGAGCTGAAATCAGAAATTTGTATGATTTTCatattacttcttttttttgtcATTATAGCTCTTAGAACTTAAGgttttcttgaagaaaaaaagtatatatTCTAAGAAGttttcagttcagaaaataaaacagttgGTTCTGACAATAATAACACTGGTAACAATGCAGAATGTTaaggaaaacaggaaatgaAGTATTTAGAATGCAAAATGTAGGTACATAAGAATTTGGCTACAAGTTAAAACTGGTCTCCAGTGGTGAGGCTTTGTTTGCTAGGATGCAATGCCTGCCTTGTTTGTTATGGGTCAAAGCtgacaaaagaagaaagaaccCTAGCTGCAAAATCTTTACCGACATAAGTCCTAAAATGTGCACCACCATGCAAGTGGTAACTATGTGAATGTGTTTCACTGATGCATTTAAGTTTCATTCCTAGAGGCAGACAGATTTTATGGATAAGCACAAAAAGCACAGTATTGGGATAGTTATGTAAAATTATTCTGAttcatttttgcattttgaagTGTGGTTTGTAATTCATCTACACGTTTCAATTGAAATTGAAGTTTAGGAAACCCTTGCAGCATCCTTGATGTAGAGATAGCATGAGAAATAGAGAGGTGTTATATAGAAAAGGTAgttagcatttaatttaaagaTATTGAGGTCTGattagaatatttttcttctctgaattATGTTTAGAACCTGGTTTTTCTAAAAGCTGTTAGTTTATTTTCACAGTGATTTACTCAAATCAGATTATCGATTACCTTCTCTGGCAATGCTAAATTTACAATTAATGGGCAAGCTAAGTTTAGAAATACATGGATTAATGTGCAATCGTTTATTTTGTGCTTGAAATTTTATAAATGCAGTGATTAACTGGAATAATAAACAATTGTATGGAACTATTCctataaattactttttcatgCATTCATTGGATAAATTCCACTGTTCAAAACCcatattttgattttgttttcttttttgctttttttggggtttagatttttccatttcagaataaaagcttaaaaattgctttcagtGCTCCATCCATTGAAGATCTAATTTTTTGATAGCTAGTAATGGTGTTTTGCTTTTGAGAAACCATTGGTGCTAATGGATGAGAAGGAGGATACTTCTAATACAGAGTATAAGAAACCATGAACAGCGTCTTAGGGAGGTTCTGCTAAGCATTATTCAgtccacagaaatatttattttgagagTTTGTGTTGCACTTTAATAGAAATTTAAACTCATTAGCCTCTCTTGTAATGTGTGTTAataagaaatacagattttgcTGAACACTTAAAAGTTTGGCTTActtgagtattttttttttttccttgaaaaaatcTATAACTGGTTTTAGAATGTAGGATGCTTGTACTTGCAGGGAGACTGTCATTGAGTCCCAAAAGAACCAAATTGAGGAACTAGACCGTGCCAGAGAGATTCTTGGGAATCAActaagaaggaaagaaaaggaaattgaagAATCCACCCTACGGCTGAAAGAGCAGGGTACAGCAAGCCAAAGGTGTTGTGAAAAATTAAGAGTTATATCATAGTGTTTGTAGGTAGCTGTGGAAGTTACTTCTTACTAATTTTTGTCCGATTGGTGAAACCAAGCCATAAAATGTTTTGCCAAATAGCATGGATAATTCTAAGCAAGGAAATAGTTACAATGATAAGTTATGATATTCTttcataaataaacaaaaaagttCATAATTACCATTTTGGAGAATTCTTTTCCAGCTGATACAGGTTCAGTTGAAGTTCAAGTCATAAAATTTTAATCACctatttttccttcactttaaTTCTTATCAAATTTTAGGTGTGGGTTCATAGTGGACAATTTAATGTTCACTAGTACTCAGTAATTTGGAGTCTACAAATAGTAGAAAAATTCTGCTCTGCTGTTGCAGAAAATGTTGAGATAAATGAAAGTCTCTAACACTGTTTTAGTATTAGAGAGCAACATTACTTTATTCACATACTCAAGTGTTTTCCAGATGTCGAAGCTTTGTAGCCCCCCTCACTCACTCCAGCATGGCATTGTGACAATTTGTCCTGTGTgtctaaaataaacaaatattggAAGAGAAATTGCCTTTTCAGATATTGAAAATCTATTCTGATTTTATcataatttatattaataaaaatccCTGGTTTCTCCTCTCATATTTGCAGAAATAATGGGGTTTAGTTGCACTGTTTgaagtaaggaaaaaaacttaagtaaatattttttaaatttttgaatgATTTTGAACATCCTTTCTAATAAACAGTACAGGCTCAAATTAATCTTAGAATTGTAAGAATATCTGCATagatattaaattattttcatgtaaTTAAAACACACTGGCAGCTTGTTTGAATACCAGACTTAAGATGTTATAGTCTAAATTGCTAGCTCTCATTTTCTTTGCAGTGTTTGATAGGTGGAAACTTCACAAAATGGTGTTCTACTGGCACCAAATATTTTGGATGGcgggagagagggaaaacaaTCTCTTTAGGCATaggattgttttctttttctgtcataTACAGTTTTATACAATAAACAAAGATGTATATGTATTGATTGAAGTTGCTGTGTCATCAAACAGTAAAATGTGTATTTACCTAAACTCTCTAGTGTGAATTATAGAAGAACAAATTAATTTGGCTATTATACACTACATCTTCTTCGAAGTATGTGTTTATGAtgcatttgtttttaattttgaaggCTAAACATTCAGGACAATGTGGAAATGATCAAGGTCCGTAAACAGCTGGCTGAGAAAAGCAATGCTCTTTCAGCAATGGAAGGAAAGTTTCTCCAGCTTGAAGAGGTAATTGCAATGTGATGAGTAACATTTCTATGCTCTTATCACATAAGCATGCTAAACAGAAGACAAATTATACACAGTTCTTGATTCTAAGTCAATACAATTCCTGTTTTAAacttcccagtcccttcccaggtgtggcaatacctctcttccccttccccctcacCCCCTGCTGGGTTGTCAATCAGTCTTAAACATTCCAGCAAAGCACTCAGTGTGGTTGGTTAAGTTCAAAGGATGCAATTCAGGCCTGGGGTCTTTGGCCTGTCTATGTGTCCCTCTGAGACCCTCCTCCTCCCACGTGGTtggtgctcacctgtcccttcccctccccctgtccctaGGCTTAAATTGAGCCCCGACCATGTGCTcgggattctgttggagctgttaccTAAGATTCAGATGTCTATGACCATGGAATAAAACTCTGGAtataaaccctccagcagaatccgtctccttttcctctttaagTGAAGCCCTTCCACCTGAGCTACAAGCCTAGGTTTGTTTCAGTGCCCGGCTGcaacacccagccagccaaaggtgtctctgaggtgaaacaccacagttgcCACCTTTAGCCCAGCAGCAGGGGTCAGACgagcccaggcacaatctactTGATAATATTGGGATCATAATCTAATAAACCACATCCTAGATTTGTCTCAAATTATTCCAGATGGAGTAGGGATTTTTAGTCTTAATCTTTTTTTCAGCAAGGTCCAGCAGGTCTTAGTGATTTCATCTGCAAAGTCATACCAAGCCGATTATGAAGAATGAACTGAGTTGTCTGGCTGTGGAAAGAGATCCATGATCATTTAAAGAGAGGACTTTGACTTAGATGTACTGATTTATCAAAAAAGACTACCAAGCACCCTCCACTTTATTACTCTTTGCTGAAGTTTGGGCAGTTTGGCTCTTCTGTTAGGATTTAACCTCTGCTCATATGTtcttggaaattattttagagGGCCACTTTAAGTAATAATTTTCCTTATAAAAAGAGCAATTTTATGAAAATATCTCTGTAAGTTTTAATTATACcgctttttttctgcttttttcctctaTGTATATGGAAAACTGCATATGCATACAAAGGTATTATGATAATACCTTGGAAATGGGAGACTTCCTGTAAGGAGGAATCCTACCTGCAATAGAGCTTTATTATGTATCCAGCCTTAAGAAGTGGAAGCACTGAGTATCCTTAAAAACACCTGTGTGCTTATTGTTAGCATGCTAAATAACACTTGTGCCATTAGATTTTTCTTTGATTCCTTTTTTTGGCCATGTTTTCCtgtttctgcattttattttgctgtgcCTCCTTCCCCTCTTCAGTGTAACTCCTGTATCTTCTCTGCCAAACTGAGAAAAGGTTTAACATGGCATTTTGTCTTCTTTCTCTTTAAGAAAGCTAAAATAGAGAGAGTTTACTCTAGAATTTAAATTCTCTCTGTTTATAACTATAAATAACTACTTATAAAAATAGCTATAAAAATAACTATTTCTTTTTGTTAGACTGACTGCTAATATTGCGTATTCTTTGTGATTTTTGTCTTCCTGGAAGTGAATACAAAAAGCTGAAGATCAAGTTGGTGACTGATTTTTCATAGGTTTTTTGTTAATTTCCAGTCTGTTCAGACCGCATATGAATGTAAACGATTTTTACAGGATTAACATTTAGCTTCTCCATTTAACTACTTTGTAGGAATGCtgtatggaaaaaaatgaagctaACTTCTTTCTGTCTAAAAGCATTAAACATTAACTATATTCACATATGTATTTGGCATAAATTACCATCCAGTTATTTTATGAAACAGGAAATTGGGTTTTCAACTATTTTGTTCTCAAATCGTAATTTGAATGTGATTTACATGTGAATTTTTAATGAATGAGGCCTAATTACAGGATTGTAGGCAGTATAATATTAACTAATATTCTGGAATAGAGGCTCTATTGGCATCctccatttaattttaaagttgGTTAAATGTGCCAtcaaagtaaatgaaaatatgaTATAAATCAGAAGTCCCTTATTAAAGTTCTTCTAGCTGGGAAATAGAGCTGAATGCATGAGGGTTGCAAAAGAATCATATATCTACAattgtgtgtatatgtgtatcTACAACTATAAAgatttgtatgtgtgtgtatatatgtatatgtaaatATAAGGGTTAAGAGAGCTGTGGCAAGCTCTGTGATTAACATATATGTGGATGACATTGATTTCTGCTTGCTGCGGCAGTGGTTTTTGGTTAGCATGTACAACCACTGTAAGCTCTGCAAAATCTTTTAATTGCTttacagatttatttctttgtcaTTTTCATCATGAGGAAACCGAGGGTTTGATAATTCATGAGGGCAACCAGGTCACCTTCTGTGGGCCGTGGGAAGTGAAAGTTACTTTTAGTTACTTAGTTCAAGAACGTGTCTTGCTGATCACATTGAGAACATCTACTCAATAGCACCTTGAGAGCCCCGTGTTGAAATACACAGTGTGGGAACATTCTACAAGGTCTGATTTTGatattccttccttccttttcacaGAACCTAAAGAACTTGAAGACCAACCATGATGCTTTATTAGCAAAAGGTGATGAACTGAATGTTCAGCTTAAAGAGGAGCGGTTAAAGTGCTTTCATCTTCAAAAAGAATTGCAGACAGTAACTATTTCAAACAGAAGGACAGAAGAGGTGAGATTGTGTTCAGGAGATCTTGAATCTACTTGAAGTACATACAGATAAGGGAAGAGTTAATGATGAGATACCTTTTAATTGTGAAAATGTGAATAGATGTTTCAAATACATTTAGAAGACTGACATggtgatatatatatatactactGATATATATACTTTTATCccattaaagagaaaaagacagtggctgctgctgctttgcatttGGTAGAAAATCAACCACACTTGATCCCTGTGCCGCATAGTCGCTGCACCAGTGTTTGGACAATATTTGAGGTTAAGGTATAAGATTCCAGGTCAATTCTGATAGAGAACAAGTGGTTTGttaactgaaagaaaatgataCTTAATTTATTGGTAATATTTTTTAGTATTCTTTCAACCTGATTAGTATTCTTTCAACTGATTTGAACTGCTAAATCAGATATAACACTATAGTGTACTGATTTAATTCCAGTATACTATAGTGTTATATCTGATTTAGCAGTTCAAATCGGTTACTTCTGTTTCTGTGTCTAGAGGCTCTCTATGGATGTCATCCACACTTAGGGCTAAAAATCAAGTGGTTTATTTCTCATTCTCTTCAATGCATGAGGAGTAAGAGTCTGCAGTCTTACTTGTTTTTCTGTTACATTTTGTACTAAATTTAGTTTCACCACCTGGTTTAcctattttaaatgtatttgcaTGAACCAGGTTTACCAAGAAGTAACTCAAAGATAGTTCCTCCAAACCTTTAAACTGTTGTAATGCATGAAGGTATCTTCTTGCTATCTCATAGCTTTCAAGTTATGTCTTGCTTTAGTGAATGTTTTGAAAGCAAGAATGTGTTGTTTAACATGTCAGTAATACACTTAGACGTTtagatttttatattattttgcATGTATACCCTGAGATTGGCTCTTTTGATTAGAGCAGGATGCTAATACTGCCAAGGTTGTGGTTTTCATCACCAAATGGGCAATTCATTTtaattggacttgatgatccttgtatCCCTTCCAAcgcagaatattctgtgatgcTGATTTTGtataaaaagaacaaataatAGCTTGACAATGCCTACAAATAATTAACTATCTGTCTTCACACTTTCATTGTAATCTGCTTTTGTGCTGTGCATCAAAAAAAACTTCCTTCTTCATTTTAGTTACAGGAAAGAATAAATGATCTAGAAAATGAGAACAAACTGTTGAAGGAAAACTATGATAAGCTGCATAACAGGTAAGTTATGGATTCTGTATATAAAAAATTAGGTTCCTGTCCTGTTGAGTAGGACTTCATACACTAAGTGCTGGAATATGGCTATTGAGTGTTTGTGCACACATGTAAATATGTTTGTGCTCCAGTTTATCATATCAGTAAGTGTATATGGAAACATTCATGGTACTGTGCCTGTATTTCATCTGCCCTGTTTAAATGGACCAACTTGTTCTAATACTCTTGAAACAATAGGACACTACTTTTAAAAAcgaaattaaaaataagtagGAGTTACTTTATTTTGAACATAAATGAAAGAATTTTTAGTTGAACttctcattattttctttaaagttatTGTTGAAAGAAGGATACTTCTAGGTAGAGATAttaatttggatttattttgggttttgggattgtttcttggggtttttttttaacaaagagGTGTTTGAATTTTTGTCAGTGGGATAAAAGTTCTTCCAGCACTTCACAGTGAACCTGTGTAAAGTCTGATATTTAGCTTTTCCAC from Ammospiza caudacuta isolate bAmmCau1 chromosome 14, bAmmCau1.pri, whole genome shotgun sequence harbors:
- the RPGRIP1L gene encoding protein fantom isoform X3, whose translation is MPVSADETVGNLAVRDTVLTPAGIEGLQESSSTQNVKARQVISRISREELEDRFLRLRDDHILLKQYANKQEEKIKRMTTKLIRLVNDKRKCDQAGSGPKRLGQALELEEMIEHLREKVCELEKQNESLRNKLISTKQQLQIQGHRPCPYSSVQSRVNTGLKKESETAGMPEHTKKGMRFQGLEVRSPDLVLPKYGQSLLEDSRAEIRNLYDFHITSFFCHYSS
- the RPGRIP1L gene encoding protein fantom isoform X2 produces the protein MPVSADETVGNLAVRDTVLTPAGIEGLQESSSTQNVKARQVISRISREELEDRFLRLRDDHILLKQYANKQEEKIKRMTTKLIRLVNDKRKCDQAGSGPKRLGQALELEEMIEHLREKVCELEKQNESLRNKLISTKQQLQIQGHRPCPYSSVQSRVNTGLKKESETAGMPEHTKKGMRFQGLEVRSPDLVLPKYGQSLLEDSRAEIRNLETVIESQKNQIEELDRAREILGNQLRRKEKEIEESTLRLKEQGTASQRLNIQDNVEMIKVRKQLAEKSNALSAMEGKFLQLEENLKNLKTNHDALLAKGDELNVQLKEERLKCFHLQKELQTVTISNRRTEELQERINDLENENKLLKENYDKLHNRSFLKYF
- the RPGRIP1L gene encoding protein fantom isoform X4 — translated: MPVSADETVGNLAVRDTVLTPAGIEGLQESSSTQNVKARQVISRISREELEDRFLRLRDDHILLKQYANKQEEKIKRMTTKLIRLVNDKRKCDQAGSGPKRLGQALELEEMIEHLREKVCELEKQNESLRNKLISTKQQLQIQGHRPCPYSSVQSRVNTGLKKESETAGMPEHTKKGIIY